The following proteins are co-located in the Microplitis demolitor isolate Queensland-Clemson2020A chromosome 5, iyMicDemo2.1a, whole genome shotgun sequence genome:
- the LOC103579047 gene encoding uncharacterized protein LOC103579047 isoform X1 has translation MINDIEECLDLDEDDDCTVKDMHNHLEEPCSGDWCDLLEIMKKRCRETNDGLREIFDDVCRPFPEITAHYSFESCSSILCRERQNYREKIPDSLAKLGMTLYENKIAKGYVSVGGKSAVIFTSSKLLEAFRRIERYIYGWYLRYVGTVIVLMENRTTEMYKEVFYWLKIHAKSIGTNNKLIIISDFEKATIKALRECFPLTKVHGCYFHYCQAVIKRWTKLRLDIPDQILSMVLTIPLLHADKFPEAE, from the exons ATGATATTGAGGAATGTTTGGATTTGGATGAAGATGACGACTGTACTGTGAAAGATATGCATAATCATTTAGAAGAACCTTGCAGTGGAGATTGGTGTGATCTTCtagaaattatgaaaaagcGATGTAGGGAGACAAATGATGGACTTCGAGAAATCTTCGATGATGTGTGTCGTCC atttccTGAGATTACTGCCCATTACAGTTTCGAATCATGTTCAAGTATATTGTGTCGAGAACGGCAGAATTACAGAGAAAAAATACCTGACAGTTTAGCAAAACTTGGCATGACtttgtatgaaaataaaattgctaaAGGTTATGTCTCAGTAGGAGGTAAATCtgcagtaatttttactagCAGCAAATTGCTGGAAGCTTTTAGACGAATCGAACGATATATTTATGGATGGTACCTTCGA tATGTTGGAACAGTCATCGTTTTAATGGAGAATAGAACAACTGAAATGTATAAAGAAGTTTTTTATTGGTTGAAAATCCATGCAAAGTCTATTGgaactaataataaattaattattattagcgaTTTCGAAAAAGCAACTATAAAAGCACTGAGGGAATGTTTCCCGTTGACCAAAGTCCATGGTTGCTATTTTCACTATTGCCAA GCTGTTATTAAACGATGGACTAAACTTAGATTAGATATACCCGATCAAATTTTATCCATGGTACTTACTATTCCTTTATTACATGCCGATAAATTTCCTGAAGCAGAATAA
- the LOC103579047 gene encoding uncharacterized protein LOC103579047 isoform X2, which translates to MHNHLEEPCSGDWCDLLEIMKKRCRETNDGLREIFDDVCRPFPEITAHYSFESCSSILCRERQNYREKIPDSLAKLGMTLYENKIAKGYVSVGGKSAVIFTSSKLLEAFRRIERYIYGWYLRYVGTVIVLMENRTTEMYKEVFYWLKIHAKSIGTNNKLIIISDFEKATIKALRECFPLTKVHGCYFHYCQAVIKRWTKLRLDIPDQILSMVLTIPLLHADKFPEAE; encoded by the exons ATGCATAATCATTTAGAAGAACCTTGCAGTGGAGATTGGTGTGATCTTCtagaaattatgaaaaagcGATGTAGGGAGACAAATGATGGACTTCGAGAAATCTTCGATGATGTGTGTCGTCC atttccTGAGATTACTGCCCATTACAGTTTCGAATCATGTTCAAGTATATTGTGTCGAGAACGGCAGAATTACAGAGAAAAAATACCTGACAGTTTAGCAAAACTTGGCATGACtttgtatgaaaataaaattgctaaAGGTTATGTCTCAGTAGGAGGTAAATCtgcagtaatttttactagCAGCAAATTGCTGGAAGCTTTTAGACGAATCGAACGATATATTTATGGATGGTACCTTCGA tATGTTGGAACAGTCATCGTTTTAATGGAGAATAGAACAACTGAAATGTATAAAGAAGTTTTTTATTGGTTGAAAATCCATGCAAAGTCTATTGgaactaataataaattaattattattagcgaTTTCGAAAAAGCAACTATAAAAGCACTGAGGGAATGTTTCCCGTTGACCAAAGTCCATGGTTGCTATTTTCACTATTGCCAA GCTGTTATTAAACGATGGACTAAACTTAGATTAGATATACCCGATCAAATTTTATCCATGGTACTTACTATTCCTTTATTACATGCCGATAAATTTCCTGAAGCAGAATAA